A DNA window from Oryctolagus cuniculus chromosome 21, mOryCun1.1, whole genome shotgun sequence contains the following coding sequences:
- the SERPIND1 gene encoding heparin cofactor 2 precursor (The RefSeq protein has 5 substitutions compared to this genomic sequence): MQHRPHLLLISLTIMSVCGGSNGLTDQLNNKNLTMPLLPIEFHKENTVTNDWIPEGEEDDDYLDLEKLLSEDDDYIDIIDAVSPTDSEASAGNILQLFQGKSRIQRLNILNAKFAFSLYRALKDQANAFDNIFIAPVGISTAMGMISLGLKGETHEQVHSVLHFRDFVNASSKYEILTIHNLFRKLTHRLFRRNFGYTLRSVNDLYVQKQFPIREDFKAKVREYYFAEAQAADFSDPAFISKANNHILKVTKGLIKEALENVDPATQMMILNCIYFKGTWVNKFPVEMTHNHNFRLNEREVVKVSMMQTKGNFLAANDQELACDVLQLEYVGGISMLIVVPHKLSGMKTLEAQLTPQVVERWQKSMTNRTREVLLPKFKLEKNYNLVEALKSMGVTELFDKNGNMSGISDQGITMDLFKHQGTITVNEEGTQAAAVTTVGFMPLSTQVRFTVDRPFLFLVYEHRTSCLLFMGKVANPVRS; encoded by the exons ATGCAACATCGACCCCACCTGCTTCTCGTTTCTCTCACCATAAtgtctgtgtgtggtgggagCAACGGTCTCACGGATCAGCTGAATAACAAGAACCTGACCATGCCCCTGCTGCCGATCGAGTTCCACAAGGAAAACACAGTCACCAATGACTGGATTCCAGAGGGGGAGGAGGACGACGACTACCTGGACCTGGAGAAGTTACTCAGTGAAGATGACGACTACATAGACATCATCGACGCTGTTTCCCCGACCGACTCGGAAGCCAGCGCCGGGAACATCCTGCAGCTCTTCCAAGGCAAGAGCAGGATCCAGCGTCTTAACATCCTCAATGCAAAGTTTGCTTTCAGCCTTTACCGAGCACTGAAGGACCAGGCCAACGCTTTTGATAACATCTTTATAGCGCCTGTGGGCATTTCTACTGCCATGGGGATGATCTCCTTGGGTCTGAAGGGGGAGACCCATGAACAGGTGCACTCCATTTTGCATTTTAGAGATTTTGTTAACGCCAGCAGCAAGTATGAGATCCTGACCATTCATAACCTCTTCCGGAAGCTGACGCATCGCCTCTTCAGGAGGAACTTTGGGTACACACTGCGGTCAGTCAATGACCTCTACGTCCAGAAGCAGTTTCCCATCCGGGAGGACTTCAAGGCTAAAGTAAGAGAGTATTACTTTGCTGAGGCCCAGGCGGCTGACTTCTCGGACCCTGCTTTTATATCAAAAGCCAACAACCACATCCTAAAGGTCACCAAGGGCCTCATTAAAGAAGCGTTGGAGAACGTAGACCCTGCTACTCAGATGATGATTCTGAACTGCATCTACTTCAAAG GAACCTGGGTGAATAAGTTCCCCGTGGAAATGACACACAACCACAACTTCCGGCTGAATGAAAGGGAGGTGGTCAAGGTTTCTATGATGCAGACCAAGGGTAACTTCCTCGCAGCAAATGACCAGGAGCTGGACTGTGATGTCCTCCAGCTGGAGTACGTAGGGGGCATCAGCATGCTAATTGTGGTCCCACATAAGCTGTCGGGGATGAAGACCTTGGAAGCACAGCTGACACCCCAGGTGGTGGAGAGATGGCAAAAAAGCATGACAAACAG AACCCGAGAGGTGCTCCTTCCTAAATTCAAGCTGGAGAAGAACTACAACCTGGTGGAGGCCCTGAAGTCAATGGGGGTCACGGAGCTGTTTGACAGAAACGGCAACATGTCAGGAATTTCAGACCAAGGGATCACCATGGACCTG TTCAAGCACCAAGGCACCATCACGGTGAACGAAGAGGGCACCCAAGCTGCAGCTGTGACCACGGTGGGGTTCATGCCACTGTCCACCCAAGTCCGCTTCACAGTGGATCGCCCCTTTCTGTTCCTGGTCTACGAGCACCGCACCAGCTGCCTGCTCTTCATGGGGAGAGTGGCCAACCCTGTCAGGTCTTAG